In the genome of Hydrogenophaga sp. PBL-H3, the window GCGTGACCCAGCACTACGACCAGCACCTCGCTGGCTCGGGGCTGAAGATCACGCAGTACTCGCTGCTCACGCACGTGGACAGGCTTGGCCCCGTGGCGCCCGGCGAGTTGGCCCGGCGCATGGACATGGGGGCTTCCACGCTCACGCGCAACCTGCAGCCACTGGTGGCCGCCGGCTGGCTGGAGATGGGTGAAGGCGCCGATGCGCGCAGCCGCCTGGTGCACATCACCGAGGCCGGGCGCGAGCAGCGCCGCCAGGCGCAGCGCCGCTGGAAGGCTGCGCAACTCGCGCTCAATGACAAACTGGGCGCGGCCACCGTGGCCGCGCTGCATGGCCTGCTCGATCAAGGGCTGGCCGCGTTCCATGAGGAGGATGCTGAATGACCACCCCCCTGCGCCGCTGCGCGGCTTCCCCCCTCTCTGGCGCGCCTTCGGCGCTGGGAGGGGGGACGGCACCTTGGGCCGGCGGAGCCGGACCCTTGGTGCCCCTGGTATGGCGACACCGCTTCTTCGCGCTGGAGCATTGAATGGAGAACGAAACGATGAATCCAGCCAAGGTATCTACCTCCTCTTCTGTCTGGTGGCTCGTGCTGCTGGCCGCTGCCGGCACTTTTGCATTGACCATGGGCACGCGCCAGACCATGGGTTTTTTCCTCTCGCCGCTGAACACCGCCACCGGCCTGGGCGTGGGCAGCATCAGCCTGGCGTTTGCCTTTGGCCAGCTCTGGTGGGGACTCACGCAGCCCTTTGCCGGTGCCGTGGCCGACCGCATAGGTGCCGGGCGCGTGCTGCTGGCCGGCGTGTTGCTGGTGGCGTTGGGCACCTTCATCACCCCGCTCATGACGAGCACCTGGGGCCTGATCCTGGCCATTGGTGTGCTTTCGGCCGGTGGCGCCGGCATGGCCGGGCCGTCGGTGCTGATGGCCGCCACCACCCGGCTCATGCCGGCCGAGCGCCGCGGCATGGCCACCGGCATAGTGAACGCGGGCGGCTCCTTCGGTCAGTTCCTGATGGCGCCGCTGGCCGCCGCGCTCACGCTGGGCCTGGGCTGGGCCGGCGCGATGCAGGCGCTGGCGCTCATCGTGCTGCTGGCGCTCCCGGCGGCCTGGGTGCTGCGTGGCCCAGGCCCGGCGCCCGTTGCGGGGGCTGCGCCCGCGCCACTGGCGCTGCCGACGGGCGAGGCGATCCGCAAGGCGCTGGCCAACCCGAGCTACCTGATGCTCTCGGCCGGTTTCTTCGTCTGCGGTTTCCACGTGGCTTTTCTGGCCACGCACCTGCCTGGCGTGGTGGCTGCCTGTGGCCTGCCCGCGCCTGTGGGCGCCTGGGCGCTGGGCATCATCGGCTTGTTCAACATCATCGGCAGCCTGGCCATGGGCTGGGCCGTGGGGCGCTGGCGCATGAAGTCACTGCTCTCGCTGGTGTACGCCACGCGCGCGGTGGCCGTGCTCATCTTTTTGCTGGCACCCAAGACCGAAGCCGTGATGCTCACGTTTGCCGCGGTGATGGGCCTGACCTTCCTGTCCACCGTGCCGCCCACGGTGGGGCTGGTCGCCAAGTTCTTCGGCACCGGCAACATGGCCATGCTGTTCGGCCTCGTGATGCTGTCGCACCAGATCGGTGGTTTCCTCGGTGCCTGGCTGGGCGGTCAGGTGTTCGAGGCCACGGGCAACTACGACTGGGTCTGGACCATCGACATCGTGCTGGCGGTGGGCGCGGCGCTGATCCACCTGCCGATCCGCGAGTCGGTGGTGGTGCGCCAACTGCGACCGGCCTGAGGCGGCGTGGTGGCTACACCGGAACGGTGTAGTTCAGCGCCATGCGACCCCCGTCGACCGTGACGATTTCGCCGGTGACGTAGCTGGCTGCGTCGCTGGCCAGCCAGGCCACCACGTCGGCAATCTCGGCCGGTTCGCCCAGGCGTTTCATTGGCGTGCGGCTCAGGATCTTGCGTTTGGCGTCCTCGCTGGTGAGCACCGCTTTCGCCGCGAGTTCGGTGGCGATGGTGCCGGGCGCCACTGCATTCACGCGGATGCCGTGATCGGCCAGGGCCAGCGCCATCACGCGCGTGAGCTGGTTGATGCCCCCTTTGCTCACGTTGTAGCTGGCGATGCTGGGGATGGCGAGCACGCCGTTGACCGAACTCATGTTGACGATGCCGCCGCCGCCCTGTGTCGCCATCACACGCGCCACCGCCTGGCCCATGAGGAATGAACCCTTGAGGTTCACGCGCAGCACCTCGTCGAAGTCGTCCTCGGTCACGTCCAGGAAGTCGGCCGCCTTGAAGATGCCGGCGTTGTTGACCAGCACGTCGATGCGTCCGAACGCGGCCACGGTCTTGGCCACGACGGCGTCCACGTCGAGCTTGTCCCCCACGTCGCAATGCATGTAGGTCGCGCCGAGTTCGCGCGCCAGTGCGCTGCCGGGGGCGTTGGCCACGTCGGCAATCACCAGCAAGGCGCCTTCGCGCGCGAAGCGTCGCACGCAGGCTTCGCCGATACCTTGTGCGCCACCGGTGACGATGACGACGCGGCCCTGGTGGCCGAAGTGGACGGGCGATGGAGTGGTGGGTGTGTTCATGCGGCCATGGTAAAGCTGGAGCCTGTGTGGGGCGTCAGCAGCTGCTGCAAGTCGCCAGCGCGCGGCCCACGCGTGCCCGGGTTTGCTCGATGAGGTAGTCGAGAAACACCTCGGTGCGCCGCGGCATGAACTTGCGGCTGGGCAGGGCTGCGTACAGCGTGAGACGGTCGGTGATCCAGGGGTTGAGCACGCGCACCAGATCGCCGTTCTGGATCAGCGGTGCCGCCAGCTCGATGGTGGTGGCGGTGATCCCGGCGCCGTCCAGTGCGGCGTGCATCAGCGTGTCGGTGTGGTTGGCCCAGAGCACCGGTTGCACCTCGATGTCGATGAAGCGTGTCTCGTCGGTCTCGTGCAGCAGGCGCCAGGCGCGGCTGCGTCCGGCGGCGGGCTTGAGGCGCAGGCAGTCATGTTGCGCCAGGTCTTCGGGCCGCGCAGGCGTGCCCTTGCGCCGCAGGTACTCGGGTGAAGCCAGCAGCACGGTGACGCTGGAAAGCACCTTGCGTGCAATCACGTTGGCGTCGAACGAGGCCCTGGCGCCCATGAGCGTGATGTCGTAGTCCTCGATCGGGGGCTCGCGGTGCGACTCCACGTCGATGTCGAGCAGGATCTTCGGGTAGGCCTGCCGAAAGCCGCTGACCAGTGGCGCAAGCACGTGCGTGGCCAGCACCGGCGGCGCCAGCAGGCGCAGCACGCCCGCGAGTTCACTGGTCTGCGAACTCACCAGCGCGTGGGCTTCGTCCAGGTCTTGCAGGATCACGCGCACGCGGTCCAGGTAGATCTCACCCGCGTCGGTGAGTGAGACGCGCCGGGTGGTGCGGTGCAGCAGGCGTGTGCCCAGGTGGTCTTCAAGGTCGGCGACCAGCCGCGTGACCACCGCCGGCGACATGTCCATCGCGCGTCCGGCGGCGGCAAAACCGCCCTCGTCGATCACTTTTTGAAATACACGCATCGAGGCCAAGCGGTCCATGAAGCGGCTCCTTTAAAGGGTTTCCCCGGATGCAGAAGACCAGATTATTGCTGAATGTGAAACACAGCAGTCATTTGATTGCTGTTTTTCTTCATGATCAGAAACTTTACAGTTCAACCCATCGATGCATGCAAACCCTCCGCAGAGGCATCGAAGCCGGCCAGACCGCACAACGGACCGACCGGCATGTTCAACCCCTCTCAAAGGAAATTGTCATGAATACCCGTCTCTCTGTTGTTGCCATCGCTCTCTCCACCCTCGTTGCAGGTCACGCCCTGGCCGCCGACCCTGCCGCTGCCAAGACCCGCGAGCAGGTTCGCGCCGAACTCGTCGAAGCCCAGCGCAACGGCACCTTGATCGCCGACGGCGAAACCGGCCTGCGTTTCAACCAGGTGAGCCCGCACCTGTATCCCCAGGCCACCGTGGTTGCCAAGACCCGTGCCGACGTGAAGGCCGAACTGGCCCTGGCCCAGGCCAATGGCGAGCTGATCGCCGACGGCGAAACCGGTGCCCGCTTCAACGAAGTGTTCCCCGCGCAATACGCCGCCACCCGCACGACGGCTCCTGCCGTTGAAGTGGTTGCCCAGGGCAAGACCCGTGCTCAGGTGCGTGCCGAGCTGGCCGAAGCCCAAGCCAATGGCGAGCTGGTCGCCGACGGTGAAACCGGTGCCCGCTTCAAGGACCTGTACCCCAACCGTTACCCGGTTCAAGCCACCGTGCAGGCCAAGAGCCGTGACGACGTTCGTGCCCAGCAGGTCGAATCACGCCGCAACAACGGCGGCTAAGCCGTCTCGCCGGAGCGATCCGGCGTCGAAGGCCCGGCCGGGTGTGCGCTCAGACTGACGCGCACACTCAGGCCTCCCGGGGGGCTGCTGGCGAGCGTCAGCAGCCCCCCGTTTTGTTGCACGATGTTCGCCACGATGGCCAGGCCCAGGCCGCTGCCCGTGGCGTCTTGCGGATTCAACCGCACGAATCGCTCCAGAACCCGCTGACGATCGGCCTCGGCAATGCCAGGGCCGTTGTCGTTGATGCTCAGGTTCACCCGTCCGGCATCGTGCTCGACGCGGATGTCGACTCGACTGCCCGGCGGCGTGTGGCGCAGGGCGTTGTCCACCAGGTTGTCCAGCAGCACCCGCATGTCCAGCGGGTCGGCCAGCACCGTGGCCGCATCGCTGGTGTCCAGGCCGAGGTCGATCTCGCGTGCCTCGGCCTGGGCCGAAAAGGCGGCCACCACCTCGGCGGCCAGACGGTCCAGCCGCACGGGCACCGGTTGGCGCTCCCGCACGTCGGGCTCCAGCCGCGCCATCTGCAGCAACTGCGCCACCAGGTGGGTGCTGCGCTCGATGCCTCGGTCCAGTTCATCCAGTGCCGCTTCGCGTTGACTCTCCTGCGAGCGACGCGCCAGCTGGGCCTGGAGCTTCACCACCGCCAGTGGGGTGTTGAGCTCATGCGCGGCGTCGGCCAGCACGCGGCGCTGGCTGGCCAGCAGCCCGTCCACCCGACCCAGCAACTGGTTGAGCGCATCGCCCAGCGGCACCAGCTCTTCGGGCATGGCGGTGGTCTCCAGCGGGTGCAGGTCTTTCACGTCGCGTCGGCGGATGTCGCGGCCCAGCGATTCGAGTGGCGCCAGCGCTTTCGTGACAGCAGTGTGGATCAGCAGACTCAGGAGCAACACGAGCAGGCCCATGGGCACGAGCAGCCAGGGCACCAGTTCGGCAAAGCTGCTGGCGCGGTCGCTGGAAGTCATGGCCACCTGCACGATCTGGCGCTTGTCGGCCAGGGTGTAAATGCGCCATGCCTCGTCATCCCACTGCACCACGTGAAAGCCGGGTACCTGCAGCGGCGGCCCGATGGACTCGAGCGAGCTGTAGAGGACCTCGCCCGCAGGCGTCCAGATCTGGCTCACAA includes:
- a CDS encoding MarR family winged helix-turn-helix transcriptional regulator, which translates into the protein MSTDTHASTSTPVGCTNFKLRQLTRRVTQHYDQHLAGSGLKITQYSLLTHVDRLGPVAPGELARRMDMGASTLTRNLQPLVAAGWLEMGEGADARSRLVHITEAGREQRRQAQRRWKAAQLALNDKLGAATVAALHGLLDQGLAAFHEEDAE
- a CDS encoding MFS transporter, translating into MENETMNPAKVSTSSSVWWLVLLAAAGTFALTMGTRQTMGFFLSPLNTATGLGVGSISLAFAFGQLWWGLTQPFAGAVADRIGAGRVLLAGVLLVALGTFITPLMTSTWGLILAIGVLSAGGAGMAGPSVLMAATTRLMPAERRGMATGIVNAGGSFGQFLMAPLAAALTLGLGWAGAMQALALIVLLALPAAWVLRGPGPAPVAGAAPAPLALPTGEAIRKALANPSYLMLSAGFFVCGFHVAFLATHLPGVVAACGLPAPVGAWALGIIGLFNIIGSLAMGWAVGRWRMKSLLSLVYATRAVAVLIFLLAPKTEAVMLTFAAVMGLTFLSTVPPTVGLVAKFFGTGNMAMLFGLVMLSHQIGGFLGAWLGGQVFEATGNYDWVWTIDIVLAVGAALIHLPIRESVVVRQLRPA
- a CDS encoding SDR family NAD(P)-dependent oxidoreductase codes for the protein MNTPTTPSPVHFGHQGRVVIVTGGAQGIGEACVRRFAREGALLVIADVANAPGSALARELGATYMHCDVGDKLDVDAVVAKTVAAFGRIDVLVNNAGIFKAADFLDVTEDDFDEVLRVNLKGSFLMGQAVARVMATQGGGGIVNMSSVNGVLAIPSIASYNVSKGGINQLTRVMALALADHGIRVNAVAPGTIATELAAKAVLTSEDAKRKILSRTPMKRLGEPAEIADVVAWLASDAASYVTGEIVTVDGGRMALNYTVPV
- a CDS encoding LysR family transcriptional regulator, encoding MDRLASMRVFQKVIDEGGFAAAGRAMDMSPAVVTRLVADLEDHLGTRLLHRTTRRVSLTDAGEIYLDRVRVILQDLDEAHALVSSQTSELAGVLRLLAPPVLATHVLAPLVSGFRQAYPKILLDIDVESHREPPIEDYDITLMGARASFDANVIARKVLSSVTVLLASPEYLRRKGTPARPEDLAQHDCLRLKPAAGRSRAWRLLHETDETRFIDIEVQPVLWANHTDTLMHAALDGAGITATTIELAAPLIQNGDLVRVLNPWITDRLTLYAALPSRKFMPRRTEVFLDYLIEQTRARVGRALATCSSC
- a CDS encoding DUF4148 domain-containing protein, producing the protein MNTRLSVVAIALSTLVAGHALAADPAAAKTREQVRAELVEAQRNGTLIADGETGLRFNQVSPHLYPQATVVAKTRADVKAELALAQANGELIADGETGARFNEVFPAQYAATRTTAPAVEVVAQGKTRAQVRAELAEAQANGELVADGETGARFKDLYPNRYPVQATVQAKSRDDVRAQQVESRRNNGG
- a CDS encoding sensor histidine kinase; its protein translation is MNSIRQRLLFWQITALVVTSTLGSVLTYQLAWNAFNRIRDYGLEQIAYSVVRHGVRPQSWPPLRPETPPLANAPPAAEAATPDIAAEELAEDLGQFVSQIWTPAGEVLYSSLESIGPPLQVPGFHVVQWDDEAWRIYTLADKRQIVQVAMTSSDRASSFAELVPWLLVPMGLLVLLLSLLIHTAVTKALAPLESLGRDIRRRDVKDLHPLETTAMPEELVPLGDALNQLLGRVDGLLASQRRVLADAAHELNTPLAVVKLQAQLARRSQESQREAALDELDRGIERSTHLVAQLLQMARLEPDVRERQPVPVRLDRLAAEVVAAFSAQAEAREIDLGLDTSDAATVLADPLDMRVLLDNLVDNALRHTPPGSRVDIRVEHDAGRVNLSINDNGPGIAEADRQRVLERFVRLNPQDATGSGLGLAIVANIVQQNGGLLTLASSPPGGLSVRVSLSAHPAGPSTPDRSGETA